A section of the Bifidobacterium sp. ESL0728 genome encodes:
- a CDS encoding DUF1516 family protein — MVWSWMHLVVGVVLIVAVAVGLLGPARMTKIWAMIARVCYILIILSGVFLIVHAWPHITVLLVVKIILAIALIALAEIGFAKKSKDTASAMAIWLPIVLVIVVMVVGLVVSHGFPLVLL; from the coding sequence ATGGTTTGGTCTTGGATGCATCTGGTTGTCGGAGTGGTGCTGATCGTCGCGGTGGCCGTGGGGCTGCTCGGGCCGGCGAGGATGACGAAGATCTGGGCGATGATTGCCCGCGTTTGCTACATCCTCATTATTCTGAGCGGCGTTTTTCTGATCGTGCACGCCTGGCCGCATATCACCGTGCTGCTGGTGGTCAAGATCATCCTTGCGATTGCGCTGATTGCGCTCGCGGAAATCGGCTTCGCCAAGAAAAGCAAGGATACCGCGTCGGCCATGGCCATTTGGCTGCCGATCGTGCTGGTCATCGTGGTCATGGTGGTCGGCCTCGTGGTCTCCCACGGCTTCCCGCTCGTTCTGCTGTAG
- a CDS encoding NAD(P)-dependent alcohol dehydrogenase produces MKAVMFEAYKTFPALREVDKPTPGPGEVLLKVAGAGCCHSDVSVFRDYDPETGSQTKPPFILGHETSGWVEEVGPGVTGFNKGDAYLVYGPTGCGHCKRCVAGEENYCENMATNTSLAIGLGRDGGMAEYLAVPARNLVPLGDADPIAAAPLADAALTPYHAIKAAMPHLQGGGKYALVIGLGGLGQIAIQILKAITGATIIATDMKPEAMAKAKEKGAIVVKGDEHEVENIRKITGGRGVDAAFDFVGIAPTIAAAQAASAIDSRVTIVGIAGGKASYDWYTNPWQQELTSVYWGSMPELHEVAALYREGLITPEVETYSMDNALDAYHKLVDGKLSKRAVVVPHMGE; encoded by the coding sequence ATGAAAGCCGTTATGTTCGAAGCGTACAAGACATTCCCAGCGTTGAGGGAGGTCGACAAGCCTACCCCTGGCCCGGGTGAGGTACTGCTCAAGGTTGCCGGCGCTGGCTGCTGCCATTCCGACGTTTCCGTATTCCGCGATTACGACCCCGAGACCGGCAGCCAGACCAAGCCGCCGTTCATTCTCGGCCATGAGACCTCCGGCTGGGTCGAAGAGGTCGGCCCCGGCGTCACCGGTTTCAACAAGGGCGATGCCTACCTGGTTTACGGCCCCACCGGCTGCGGCCACTGCAAGCGCTGCGTCGCCGGCGAAGAGAACTATTGCGAGAACATGGCCACCAACACCTCGCTGGCCATCGGCCTTGGCCGTGACGGCGGCATGGCCGAGTATTTGGCCGTCCCCGCGCGCAACCTCGTGCCGCTGGGCGACGCTGATCCGATCGCCGCAGCCCCGCTTGCCGACGCCGCGCTGACCCCGTACCACGCCATCAAGGCCGCCATGCCGCATCTTCAGGGTGGCGGCAAGTACGCGCTCGTCATCGGCCTCGGCGGCCTGGGCCAGATCGCCATCCAGATCCTGAAGGCCATCACCGGCGCCACCATCATCGCCACCGATATGAAGCCCGAAGCCATGGCCAAGGCCAAGGAGAAGGGCGCCATCGTCGTCAAGGGCGATGAGCATGAGGTCGAGAACATTCGCAAGATCACTGGTGGCCGCGGCGTTGACGCAGCCTTCGATTTCGTGGGCATCGCGCCGACCATCGCTGCCGCGCAGGCCGCTTCCGCCATCGATTCGCGCGTGACCATCGTCGGCATCGCCGGCGGCAAGGCTTCCTATGACTGGTACACCAACCCGTGGCAGCAGGAGCTCACCAGCGTCTACTGGGGCTCCATGCCCGAGCTGCACGAGGTCGCCGCGCTCTATCGCGAGGGCCTGATCACCCCCGAGGTGGAGACCTACTCGATGGACAACGCGCTCGACGCCTACCACAAGCTGGTCGACGGCAAGCTCTCCAAGCGCGCCGTGGTAGTCCCTCACATGGGTGAGTGA
- a CDS encoding nucleoside hydrolase, with protein MNKQQAIIIDCDPGNGVPGANVDDAIAIAFAAKSKSLDLHAIWTVFGNIPSPMGYASAKALLQSLREPAIIVRQGSDAPLNGERQRWIENREHMANDPHAPAQWLETGTPGASEKTTGQAPVAAAAGAAASVPVPAAAAAGAAASAATSVPAPAAATTHDLAADILSARKPINLIAIGPLTNVARVIREEPEAASQIAHIYAMGGALGFDDLVDTNFAVDPQAARIVLEAGIPLTLAPLDVTRTTHLSQARFDEIMAETDPRQAPWKSDIRNWLGPWLEFSDATRPVNGMWIHDLVAVAALSNPEIVTSQQTQVRIAGNGKLLLAKNAKDYAGKQDDSANLSAPVTIDLCERVNNDALIDLWARTVLHVESSGR; from the coding sequence ATGAACAAGCAACAAGCCATCATCATCGACTGCGATCCGGGCAACGGCGTACCGGGTGCGAACGTTGACGATGCGATTGCCATTGCGTTTGCGGCCAAATCCAAAAGCCTTGACTTGCACGCAATCTGGACAGTTTTCGGCAATATCCCCTCACCGATGGGCTACGCGAGCGCGAAAGCACTTTTGCAAAGCCTGCGGGAACCGGCAATCATCGTTCGTCAAGGCAGCGACGCGCCTCTCAACGGTGAACGGCAGCGCTGGATCGAAAACCGCGAGCACATGGCCAACGACCCCCACGCTCCCGCACAATGGCTGGAAACCGGGACGCCGGGCGCATCAGAAAAGACTACAGGCCAAGCTCCCGTTGCCGCCGCCGCTGGTGCTGCTGCTTCTGTTCCCGTTCCGGCTGCCGCCGCCGCTGGTGCTGCCGCTTCCGCTGCTACTTCCGTTCCTGCTCCCGCTGCCGCCACAACGCACGATTTGGCTGCTGATATTTTAAGCGCCCGGAAACCTATCAATCTCATTGCCATCGGCCCACTGACCAACGTGGCACGGGTGATCCGCGAAGAGCCGGAAGCGGCCTCGCAGATTGCGCATATCTACGCGATGGGGGGCGCACTGGGCTTCGATGACCTGGTCGACACGAATTTCGCGGTCGATCCGCAGGCCGCACGCATCGTTCTTGAAGCGGGGATTCCGTTGACGCTGGCGCCGTTGGACGTCACGCGCACCACGCACCTTTCTCAGGCGCGATTCGACGAGATCATGGCCGAAACCGACCCTCGGCAGGCTCCATGGAAATCCGACATCCGCAACTGGCTTGGGCCTTGGCTCGAATTCAGCGACGCCACCCGTCCGGTGAACGGCATGTGGATTCACGATCTTGTGGCCGTGGCCGCGCTTTCGAATCCCGAGATTGTCACCTCACAGCAGACGCAAGTGCGCATCGCCGGAAACGGGAAACTTTTGCTCGCCAAGAATGCGAAGGATTACGCCGGCAAGCAGGACGACAGTGCCAATCTCTCCGCTCCCGTCACCATTGACCTGTGCGAGCGCGTCAACAACGATGCCCTCATCGACTTGTGGGCCCGCACCGTTTTGCACGTCGAATCGTCAGGCCGCTGA
- a CDS encoding DUF1516 family protein, whose translation MRVWRWLHIISAVVAMVAMTIGVLGPQNMVETWATVARVCYIVLIVSAVPTIPHAWRANWPMAIVKIVAAIGLIGMCEVAFVHRLHGAAPLQTLWMPLLFGIAVFVLGLWLARGKHRGKQPVTR comes from the coding sequence ATGCGTGTTTGGCGTTGGTTGCATATTATTTCGGCGGTGGTGGCGATGGTCGCGATGACCATCGGCGTGCTCGGGCCGCAGAATATGGTCGAAACTTGGGCTACCGTGGCGCGCGTCTGCTATATCGTGCTCATTGTGAGCGCAGTCCCCACGATTCCGCACGCTTGGCGCGCGAATTGGCCGATGGCCATCGTCAAAATCGTTGCGGCGATTGGGCTTATCGGCATGTGCGAAGTCGCGTTCGTGCATCGACTTCACGGTGCCGCCCCGTTGCAGACGCTCTGGATGCCGCTGCTTTTCGGCATCGCCGTTTTCGTGCTCGGCCTGTGGCTCGCGCGCGGTAAGCATCGCGGAAAGCAACCGGTGACGCGGTGA